From Macaca mulatta isolate MMU2019108-1 chromosome 3, T2T-MMU8v2.0, whole genome shotgun sequence, the proteins below share one genomic window:
- the TFF1 gene encoding trefoil factor 1: MAPMQNKVICALVLVSMLALGTLAQSQTETCTVAPRERQNCGFPGITASQCTSRGCCFDDSVRGFPWCFHPNAIDIPPEEECEF, encoded by the exons atGGCCCCCATGCAGAACAAGGTGATCTGCGCCCTGGTCCTGGTGTCCATGCTGGCCCTTGGCACCCTGGCCCAGTCCCAGACAG AGACATGTACAGTGGCCCCCCGTGAAAGACAGAATTGTGGTTTTCCGGGTATCACGGCCTCCCAATGTACAAGTAGGGGCTGCTGTTTCGATGACAGCGTTCGTGGGTTCCCCTGGTGCTTCCATCCTAACGCCATCGACATCCCTCCAGAAG AGGAGTGTGAATTTTAG